A genomic stretch from Gemmatimonadaceae bacterium includes:
- the tatC gene encoding twin-arginine translocase subunit TatC encodes MRIPKSSPSGEMPFLDHLEELRWRIIYCLGALVVGVGIGFFLTFKFDLILWMQVPVLPYLRGQHLVYTHPGDTFSTILQMSIVVGIAVALPVIVYNVWAFLSPALHRHERKVVIPVLFAATLLFVLGVALAYFLVLPLTLKFLFGLEAQSLTPMITVSEYFGFVTSMCLAFGGVFEVPIVIVGLSALGIVSPQTLAKFRRYAVIIAYGAAAIITPGDLLTTTIALAIPLYLLYEVSVAVSYLIYRKKKQRRDAELAAEQGVPA; translated from the coding sequence ATGCGAATCCCCAAGTCGTCGCCGTCGGGTGAAATGCCGTTCCTCGACCACCTCGAGGAGCTTCGCTGGCGCATCATCTATTGTCTTGGTGCGCTCGTCGTGGGCGTCGGGATCGGCTTCTTTCTCACGTTCAAGTTCGACCTCATCCTCTGGATGCAGGTGCCGGTGCTGCCGTATCTACGCGGCCAACACCTCGTCTACACCCACCCCGGCGACACCTTTTCGACGATTCTGCAGATGTCGATCGTCGTGGGAATCGCGGTCGCGCTGCCGGTGATCGTCTACAACGTGTGGGCGTTTCTCTCGCCGGCGTTGCATCGACATGAGCGAAAGGTCGTCATTCCTGTGCTTTTCGCGGCGACGCTGCTGTTCGTCCTCGGCGTGGCGCTCGCGTATTTCCTCGTTCTGCCGCTCACGCTCAAGTTCTTGTTCGGCCTCGAGGCGCAGTCGCTCACGCCGATGATCACGGTATCCGAGTACTTCGGATTCGTGACGAGCATGTGTCTCGCCTTCGGTGGAGTATTCGAGGTGCCGATCGTGATCGTCGGCCTGTCGGCGCTCGGCATCGTCTCACCGCAGACGCTGGCGAAGTTCCGTCGTTATGCAGTCATAATCGCGTACGGTGCGGCCGCGATCATCACACCGGGCGACTTGTTGACGACGACGATCGCGCTCGCGATTCCGTTGTACCTGCTGTACGAGGTGAGCGTCGCCGTCTCGTACCTGATTTACCGGAAGAAGAAGCAGCGTCGCGACGCTGAGCTGGCCGCGGAGCAGGGCGTACCGGCGTGA
- the ybgF gene encoding tol-pal system protein YbgF, protein MLASASVVLVSSTTACLASQGDIRVLQDELRALRSSIAQTDTARRAQADTALALVVRTNDSLRLLSTRFSAFQANVSGGMYDMNRQLLQIQELSGQSQRRLQELRASMESRNDAMTTAPTPATPDTSKAAAAGGPGPAQLFQIAFEQMQRGSFGVARSGFQELVDKYPTFEEAPSAQLYIGQSFAEEKNMSAADSVYQLVVAKYPKSKAAPTALYKYALSLIAQKNTTPAKAALNRIVKDYPNSDEASLARDLLRTTK, encoded by the coding sequence GTGCTCGCGTCCGCATCCGTCGTGCTCGTCTCGAGCACGACGGCGTGCCTCGCGAGCCAGGGAGACATCCGCGTGCTGCAGGACGAGCTGCGCGCGTTGCGAAGCTCCATTGCGCAGACGGACACGGCGCGACGCGCACAGGCCGATACTGCCCTTGCCCTGGTTGTCCGAACCAACGATTCGCTCCGTCTCCTCAGCACGCGGTTCTCCGCGTTCCAGGCGAACGTGAGCGGTGGCATGTACGACATGAATCGCCAGCTTCTGCAGATTCAGGAGTTGAGCGGACAGAGCCAGCGCCGTCTCCAGGAGCTGCGTGCATCGATGGAGTCGCGGAACGACGCGATGACCACCGCGCCGACACCAGCGACGCCCGATACCTCGAAGGCTGCTGCGGCCGGCGGTCCGGGTCCCGCCCAGCTCTTCCAGATCGCTTTCGAGCAAATGCAGCGCGGCAGCTTCGGCGTCGCTCGCTCGGGATTCCAGGAACTGGTCGACAAGTACCCGACGTTCGAAGAGGCACCGTCTGCGCAGTTGTACATCGGTCAGTCGTTCGCCGAGGAAAAGAACATGTCCGCAGCGGATTCCGTGTACCAGCTCGTCGTCGCGAAATATCCGAAGTCGAAGGCGGCGCCGACCGCGCTCTATAAGTACGCGCTATCGCTCATCGCGCAGAAGAACACGACGCCAGCGAAGGCCGCGCTCAATCGGATCGTCAAGGACTATCCGAACAGCGACGAAGCGAGCTTGGCGCGTGACCTGCTTCGAACCACGAAGTAG
- the pal gene encoding peptidoglycan-associated lipoprotein Pal, with product MTAQPRAAGRSVSVVLLASAMLVGACHKKPEVAPAPAPVPQATAVDSTAIRDSIARAQAARDAALARQRAYDDSVRRANEEAAAAGAQTGLRNTVTAVIHFDFDKSDLRDDSRATLDAKVPVLAANPDVTIRIAGHTDERGSVEYNIALGQRRAAAAKRYLTERGVAATRIETISYGEGRPVSDGHDESAWAQNRRDEFEITAGGTHLNKPGS from the coding sequence ATGACAGCACAACCTCGTGCCGCGGGTCGTTCGGTATCCGTCGTACTACTTGCGTCGGCCATGCTGGTTGGCGCGTGTCACAAGAAGCCGGAAGTAGCTCCGGCGCCAGCGCCCGTGCCGCAGGCAACGGCCGTCGACAGTACGGCGATCAGAGACTCGATCGCGCGCGCCCAAGCGGCGCGTGACGCGGCGCTCGCTCGTCAGCGCGCGTACGACGATAGCGTTCGCCGTGCCAACGAGGAGGCCGCGGCAGCCGGCGCGCAGACCGGTCTCCGCAATACGGTCACCGCCGTCATTCACTTCGACTTCGACAAGTCGGACCTCCGAGACGACTCGCGCGCGACGCTCGACGCCAAGGTGCCGGTGCTCGCGGCGAATCCGGATGTCACGATTCGTATCGCTGGACACACCGACGAGCGCGGCTCGGTCGAGTACAACATCGCACTCGGTCAGCGTCGTGCGGCGGCTGCCAAGCGCTATCTCACGGAGCGCGGGGTTGCGGCAACGCGGATCGAGACGATCAGCTACGGCGAAGGTCGTCCAGTCTCCGACGGACATGACGAGAGTGCGTGGGCGCAGAATCGCCGCGACGAATTCGAGATCACGGCTGGCGGCACGCATCTCAACAAGCCGGGCTCGTGA
- a CDS encoding TonB family protein gives MTSPSGARQQESLLPNARPMLAGPFTGSLLLHGLLIGLFFLLRPTAPPPSPPVYRVDLLAAPPGPRNVGVVQPVAPTSTPPTPPVRPKIAPHEMPVPTAKPSKKAAATEATPTLPTETKPATKTPTTAAGGEEGGRGTDVVTVSTGGIDFPYPGYLENIVRQIALRFKTSSRGALHAEVFFIINRDGSVKGIQIVTRSGAYSFDADAQGAVEAAANAKAFGPLPSGYTDESLPVTFKFDPRLR, from the coding sequence GTGACGTCGCCGAGTGGCGCGCGTCAACAAGAGTCGCTCTTGCCTAACGCGAGACCGATGCTCGCGGGTCCGTTCACCGGCTCGCTCCTTCTTCATGGATTGCTGATCGGTTTGTTCTTTCTTCTTCGCCCAACCGCGCCGCCGCCCTCGCCGCCCGTGTACCGCGTCGATCTCCTCGCCGCGCCGCCCGGGCCGCGCAACGTCGGTGTCGTGCAGCCTGTGGCGCCGACGTCGACACCGCCTACTCCGCCCGTGCGGCCAAAGATCGCGCCTCACGAAATGCCGGTCCCCACGGCAAAACCGTCAAAAAAAGCGGCGGCCACCGAGGCAACCCCAACCTTGCCGACCGAAACAAAGCCCGCGACGAAAACGCCAACCACCGCCGCTGGCGGTGAGGAAGGCGGCCGCGGCACTGACGTTGTGACGGTGAGCACAGGCGGGATCGATTTCCCATACCCCGGGTACCTCGAGAACATCGTCCGGCAGATCGCCCTTCGGTTTAAAACTTCCTCACGGGGCGCGCTCCATGCGGAGGTCTTCTTCATCATCAACCGCGATGGATCGGTGAAGGGCATCCAGATCGTGACACGATCCGGTGCCTATTCCTTCGACGCGGACGCCCAGGGCGCCGTCGAGGCCGCGGCGAATGCGAAAGCCTTCGGGCCGCTTCCGAGTGGCTATACTGATGAATCGCTGCCGGTCACGTTCAAATTCGATCCTCGGCTGCGTTAA
- a CDS encoding biopolymer transporter ExbD, producing the protein MARRRRDRIALNADINVVNLIDVMLLLLVIFMITAPMMQGGVDIALPRAESRPLESKGGLVVEVTRTGEIHVGDTKMSFPEFRAAFRALAAQQSKQGVYLRADSNVGYGLVVQVLAVMRAAGVGDVGLVTEPEDIR; encoded by the coding sequence GTGGCCCGCCGCCGACGGGATCGCATCGCCCTCAACGCCGACATCAACGTCGTCAACCTCATCGACGTGATGTTGCTACTGCTCGTGATCTTCATGATCACGGCGCCGATGATGCAGGGGGGCGTCGACATCGCCCTGCCTCGGGCCGAGTCTCGGCCGCTCGAGTCGAAGGGCGGATTGGTGGTGGAAGTGACGCGCACGGGCGAGATCCACGTCGGCGACACGAAGATGTCCTTTCCCGAATTTCGCGCGGCATTCCGCGCGCTCGCGGCGCAGCAGTCGAAACAGGGCGTGTATCTGCGCGCCGACAGCAATGTCGGCTATGGGCTGGTCGTGCAGGTTCTGGCGGTGATGCGCGCGGCCGGCGTGGGCGACGTTGGCCTCGTGACGGAGCCGGAGGACATCCGGTGA
- a CDS encoding MotA/TolQ/ExbB proton channel family protein: MIAAILQIRGAVPATPIELITGATMLTKVVLVILALLSLLSWAMMFALWRELARAQRTSLRFFRDFERATRLEEAGALAKVTAPNALTRLFMRAAHFVSDTRVRNQQTRERDSGDVAVRAPAMATLSGSQIETLHLLLETDASTERDRLGRFLPWLATIASVSPLIGLLGTVLGVIDAFIGIATKGSGNLSAVAPGVAEALIATAAALVVAIPATFGYNIFAGRLNRFDGMMESFGTATIALLVREGQI, encoded by the coding sequence ATGATCGCTGCGATACTGCAGATTCGTGGCGCAGTGCCGGCGACGCCGATCGAGTTGATCACTGGCGCGACGATGTTGACGAAGGTGGTTCTCGTCATCCTCGCGTTGCTTTCGCTCCTGAGCTGGGCAATGATGTTCGCGCTCTGGCGCGAGCTGGCGCGCGCGCAACGGACGTCGCTGCGTTTCTTCCGCGACTTCGAGCGCGCGACGCGCCTCGAAGAGGCCGGTGCGCTCGCCAAAGTCACGGCGCCTAACGCGCTCACACGGCTCTTCATGCGCGCGGCGCACTTCGTTTCCGATACGCGCGTTCGCAATCAGCAGACGCGCGAGCGTGACTCGGGCGACGTCGCCGTTCGCGCGCCGGCGATGGCGACGCTGAGCGGATCGCAGATCGAGACGCTGCACCTGCTCCTCGAGACCGACGCTTCGACCGAGCGTGACCGGCTCGGACGATTTCTTCCGTGGCTGGCGACGATCGCCTCGGTGAGCCCACTCATCGGACTTCTCGGTACCGTCCTCGGCGTCATCGACGCGTTCATCGGCATCGCGACGAAAGGCTCCGGCAATCTGTCGGCGGTGGCCCCGGGCGTTGCCGAAGCGCTCATCGCGACGGCAGCGGCGCTCGTCGTCGCCATTCCCGCGACGTTCGGCTACAACATCTTCGCGGGCCGTCTGAATCGCTTCGACGGCATGATGGAGAGCTTCGGCACCGCGACGATTGCGTTGCTCGTGCGCGAGGGACAGATCTGA
- a CDS encoding NAD-dependent epimerase/dehydratase family protein, whose translation MPSVLVTGGAGFIGSHVADVFLARDYAVDVLDNFSTGRRENVDPRVRLHELDIRSPEAAQLVKQTPYDVIVHLAAQIDVRKSVADPAMDASINIGGTLNLVEALRQSGRGGRTRFVFSSTGGALYGDFVDPPNVENYAKDPESPYGIAKLSAEYYLAYYARVHGMDTVCVRFANVYGPRQDPHGEAGVVAIFCGRILDGRPLSVFGDGSQTRDYVFVGDVAEATALAGTHSLPRPERLDARAFNVGTGVETSVTELARVLKRVARSDVLVEPLPKRPGEQQRSVVSISKAGSLLGWRPKASLEEGLSRTLAWFAERHGKTTREAAPSAAKGTGARR comes from the coding sequence GTGCCGAGTGTACTAGTCACCGGGGGCGCCGGGTTCATTGGCTCGCACGTCGCGGACGTCTTCCTCGCTCGCGACTATGCGGTGGACGTCCTCGATAACTTCTCGACCGGGCGCCGCGAGAACGTCGACCCACGCGTGCGCCTGCACGAGCTCGACATTCGCTCGCCCGAGGCGGCGCAGCTGGTCAAGCAGACGCCGTACGACGTGATCGTTCATCTCGCGGCGCAGATCGACGTCCGCAAGAGCGTCGCCGACCCGGCAATGGATGCGAGCATCAACATCGGCGGCACGCTGAACCTCGTGGAGGCGCTGCGGCAGAGCGGTCGTGGCGGGCGGACGCGATTCGTCTTCTCGTCGACGGGGGGCGCGTTGTACGGTGACTTCGTCGACCCGCCTAACGTCGAGAACTACGCGAAGGACCCCGAGTCGCCGTACGGCATCGCGAAGCTCAGCGCCGAGTATTACCTGGCGTATTACGCGCGCGTGCACGGCATGGACACGGTGTGCGTCCGGTTCGCGAATGTGTACGGCCCGCGTCAGGATCCGCATGGCGAGGCGGGCGTCGTCGCAATCTTCTGCGGTCGCATCCTGGATGGCCGTCCACTATCCGTGTTCGGCGACGGCTCTCAAACGCGCGACTACGTCTTCGTCGGCGACGTCGCCGAGGCCACGGCGCTGGCCGGTACGCATTCGCTCCCGAGGCCGGAACGTCTCGATGCGCGCGCCTTCAACGTCGGCACAGGCGTCGAGACGAGCGTCACCGAGCTGGCGCGCGTGCTCAAGCGAGTGGCGCGCTCCGACGTGCTGGTCGAACCATTGCCCAAACGACCCGGCGAGCAGCAGCGATCCGTGGTCAGCATCTCGAAGGCTGGGTCGCTCCTCGGTTGGCGGCCGAAAGCGTCGCTCGAGGAAGGGCTCTCGCGCACGTTGGCATGGTTCGCCGAACGGCACGGAAAAACGACGCGGGAAGCAGCGCCGTCCGCGGCGAAAGGAACGGGAGCGCGGCGATGA
- the hemA gene encoding glutamyl-tRNA reductase: MAIVVAGISHQGAALAVREKVAYRPAELVPTLSALRTESGLREGVLLSTCNRTELYAVEGDTDVAPGIWQTLSSRLGEEASAYGYVRRDRDAISHLFHVASGLDSMVLGEAQIHGQVRDAWAACRSESGAVLNRLFQTSLLVAGRVRSETAIGRGAASVSSAALQLARQIFGSLAGRRAMVLGAGEMAELALECLVNEGVRAAIVANRTYERAQALAARHGALAMHYDECWASLHEVDVLLCSTSAPRPVVTLERLQTAVSGRRDRPLCILDIAMPRDVDPAVGALDNVFLYDLDDLRAVVTTNVERRRSELPTAEDLIAREVERYWEWFTGLSAVPVLTHFRGEMEHLREREVATALRHLDHLTPADRAVVEQLSHSLMNKFLHGPTVRLRAAAANGRGLGIVDAVRYLFGLDDSSPAESSSDRDHHHDLT, translated from the coding sequence ATGGCAATAGTCGTCGCCGGCATCAGCCATCAGGGCGCCGCGCTCGCCGTGCGCGAGAAGGTCGCTTATCGGCCGGCGGAGCTCGTGCCGACGCTGTCGGCGCTGCGCACCGAGTCTGGATTGCGTGAAGGCGTTTTGTTGTCGACGTGCAATCGCACGGAGCTCTACGCGGTCGAGGGTGACACCGACGTGGCACCAGGCATCTGGCAGACGCTCTCGTCCCGACTCGGCGAGGAGGCATCGGCGTACGGCTACGTTCGTCGCGACCGCGATGCGATCTCGCATCTTTTTCATGTTGCGTCCGGCCTCGACTCCATGGTGCTCGGCGAAGCGCAGATTCACGGCCAGGTGCGCGACGCGTGGGCTGCGTGCCGCAGCGAGAGCGGTGCAGTGCTCAACCGACTTTTTCAGACGTCGCTGCTCGTCGCGGGACGCGTGCGTAGCGAGACGGCGATCGGACGCGGCGCGGCCTCGGTGAGCTCGGCGGCCCTCCAATTGGCCCGACAAATCTTTGGATCCCTCGCGGGACGTCGCGCGATGGTCCTCGGGGCGGGGGAGATGGCAGAGCTCGCGCTCGAGTGCCTCGTCAACGAGGGCGTGCGCGCCGCGATCGTCGCGAATCGCACCTACGAGCGCGCGCAAGCACTGGCCGCGCGTCACGGTGCGTTGGCGATGCATTACGACGAATGCTGGGCATCGCTTCACGAGGTCGACGTGTTACTCTGTTCGACCTCGGCACCGCGACCCGTGGTAACGCTCGAACGCCTGCAAACCGCGGTCAGCGGACGACGCGATCGCCCGTTATGCATCCTCGACATCGCGATGCCGCGCGACGTCGATCCGGCCGTCGGGGCGCTCGACAATGTCTTCCTCTACGATCTCGACGACCTGCGCGCGGTGGTGACGACGAACGTCGAGCGTCGCCGCTCCGAGCTGCCGACCGCCGAGGACCTCATCGCGAGGGAAGTCGAGCGGTACTGGGAGTGGTTCACCGGATTGTCGGCCGTTCCCGTACTCACCCATTTCCGCGGTGAGATGGAGCATCTACGCGAGCGTGAAGTCGCAACCGCACTGCGGCACCTCGATCATCTCACGCCCGCCGATCGGGCGGTCGTCGAGCAGCTGTCGCACTCATTGATGAACAAGTTCTTACATGGCCCGACGGTGCGCTTGCGTGCCGCCGCCGCGAATGGGCGGGGGCTGGGCATTGTCGACGCTGTCCGCTATCTCTTTGGTCTCGACGACAGCTCGCCGGCCGAATCCTCGAGTGATCGAGATCACCATCACGACCTGACCTGA